One genomic segment of Theobroma cacao cultivar B97-61/B2 chromosome 6, Criollo_cocoa_genome_V2, whole genome shotgun sequence includes these proteins:
- the LOC18595560 gene encoding U-box domain-containing protein 35 isoform X2, producing MWTPNRYASSAKKGVGNGLVAVAIDKDKGSQHALRWAVENLLSRGQTVILIHVVNKAASVTHVASTAVVCDINLPLSNKQMAEKLSKDLFLTFHCYCTRKDIHCLDIILEDTDIVKALTEYVSYAAIEKLVLGAPARSGFMRKFRADIPSCVSKLSPDFCTVYVISKGKVSSVRNASRSAPHSSPLLDEIKKQNADSVDKPFLHSGSVKGADRMVKPRTSVDRASRSPYPGARPSLMKAFGDFSESDTDISFVSSERPSTDRNSSVFFDSFVDSSRNSRISSSTDHSIGSMRLGIKWSDRTTPHEFSSVSQESGRSSCSSQNLEEVEAEMRRLRLELKQTMDLYSNACREALSAKQQAMELNRCKHQEEQRLEEARHAEEAAMSAAEKERVKCQEAVQAAEAAQKVAESESLRRLKIDGETLRETVEMKKMLDTLSRSNIKYRRYSIEEIEQATDGFACSRKIGEGGYGPVYKCYLDHTSVAVKVLRPDAAQGRLQFLQEIEVLSCIRHPNMVLLLGACPEYGILVYEYMGKGSLDDCIFRRANTPAMSWQLRFRIAAEIATGLLFLHQTKPEPIVHRDLKPGNILLDHNYVSKISDVGLARLVPAVAENVTQFRVTSTAGTFCYIDPEYQQTGMLGVKSDVYSLGILLLQLITAKPPMGLTHYVERAIEKGTFFTEMLDPAVTDWPAEETLSLAKLALQCAELRRKDRPDLGKEVLPELCRLRDIAEEKMNHFFFAHSAGPSPNHSQVSSISQEAKSDAYQVENSTSSKTEEEKSDKD from the exons ATGTGGACTCCAAATAGATATGCTTCTTCTGCAAAGAAAGGTGTGGGAAATGGGCTGGTAGCAGTAGCTATAGACAAGGATAAAGGGAGCCAACATGCTCTGAGATGGGCAGTGGAGAATCTTCTTTCCAGAGGCCAAACTGTTATTCTTATTCATGTTGTTAACAAAGCAGCATCAGTTACTCATGTAGCAA GTACTGCTGTGGTTTGTGACATAAACTTACCTCtatcaaataaacaaatggCCGAAAAGCTGTCCAAGGATTTGTTCCTCACCTTCCATTGTTATTGTACTCGAAAAGAC ATACATTGCCTTGACATCATACTCGAAGACACGGATATAGTTAAAGCATTGACAGAATATGTTTCTTATGCTGCAATTGAGAAATTGGTTCTTGGTGCCCCAGCTCGAAGTGGATTTATGAG AAAATTCAGGGCTGATATACCAAGCTGTGTATCAAAACTTTCACCAGACTTCTGCACTGTATATGTCATTTCCAAAGGAAAGGTCTCTTCAGTACGAAATGCCTCTCGTTCAGCTCCACACTCCTCCCCACTActcgatgaaattaagaaacaaaatgCAGATTCTGTTGATAAGCCATTCCTGCACAGTGGTAGTGTAAAAGGAG CTGACAGGATGGTCAAGCCTCGTACTTCAGTTGACAGAGCTAGCAG GTCACCATACCCCGGTGCAAGACCGAGCCTCATGAAAGCGTTTGGGGATTTCTCAGAATCGGATACTGATATATCATTTGTCAGCTCGGAAAGACCAAGCACTGATCGTAACTCTTCTGTGTTCTTTGATTCATTTGTTGATTCGAGCCGAAATTCACGGATATCAAGCAGCACAGATCATAGCATAGGATCAATGCGTTTAGGAATCAAGTGGAGTGACCGTACTACTCCACATGAATTCTCATCAGTTTCACAAGAAAGTGGAAGATCATCATGTTCATCTCAGAATCTG GAGGAAGTAGAAGCTGAGATGAGGAGACTGAGGCTAGAATTGAAGCAAACAATGGACTTGTACAGCAATGCATGTCGAGAAGCCCTTTCAGCAAAACAACAG GCAATGGAGCTGAACCGCTGCAAACATCAAGAAGAACAAAGATTGGAAGAGGCACGACATGCCGAGGAAGCTGCGATGTCTGCTGCAGAGAAAGAGAGGGTTAAGTGCCAGGAAGCCGTACAAGCAGCTGAAGCAGCACAGAAAGTTGCGGAATCTGAATCGCTTAGAAGATTGAAAATAGATGGGGAAACCCTGAGAGAAACGGTGGAAATGAAGAAGATGTTAGACACCCTTTCCCGGAGTAATATCAAATACAGAAGATATAGTATCGAGGAAATTGAACAAGCAACTGATGGCTTTGCCTGCTCTCGAAAGATTGGAGAAGGAGGTTATGGCCCCGTCTATAAGTGTTATCTTGATCATACATCGGTTGCAGTTAAGGTTTTACGCCCAGATGCTGCTCAAGGGAGATTACAATTTCTGCAAGAG ATTGAAGTACTTAGCTGCATCCGCCATCCCAACATGGTACTTCTTCTAGGTGCCTGCCCAGAGTATGGCATTCTAGTGTACGAGTACATGGGCAAGGGAAGCTTAGATGACTGTATCTTTAGGAGAGCGAACACCCCCGCTATGTCTTGGCAACTCAGATTCCGCATAGCTGCAGAGATTGCCACAGGCCTACTTTTTCTCCATCAGACAAAGCCAGAGCCGATTGTGCACCGTGACCTTAAGCCTGGCAACATTTTGCTAGACCACAACTACGTTAGCAAGATTAGCGATGTTGGATTAGCCAGGCTTGTCCCTGCTGTTGCTGAGAATGTGACACAGTTCCGCGTAACTTCAACAGCAGGAACGTTTTGCTATATAGACCCGGAGTATCAGCAAACAGGGATGCTCGGCGTAAAATCTGATGTATATTCCTTAGGGATCTTGCTTCTTCAACTTATAACGGCCAAGCCACCAATGGGATTGACCCACTATGTTGAGCGAGCAATCGAGAAGGGCACGTTTTTCACAGAGATGCTGGACCCTGCTGTGACTGACTGGCCTGCTGAAGAAACCTTGTCCCTTGCAAAGCTGGCACTTCAATGCGCAGAACTCAGACGGAAAGACAGGCCAGATCTTGGCAAGGAAGTCTTGCCAGAGCTCTGTAGACTCAGAGATATTgctgaagagaaaatgaaccatttcttttttgctcACAGTGCTGGACCCTCCCCCAACCACAGCCAAGTTTCTTCTATTTCACAG gAGGCGAAGAGTGATGCTTATCAGGTTGAAAATTCTACTAGCTCAAAgacagaagaagaaaaatcagaTAAAGATTAA
- the LOC18595560 gene encoding U-box domain-containing protein 35 isoform X1 translates to MWTPNRYASSAKKGVGNGLVAVAIDKDKGSQHALRWAVENLLSRGQTVILIHVVNKAASVTHVASTAVVCDINLPLSNKQMAEKLSKDLFLTFHCYCTRKDIHCLDIILEDTDIVKALTEYVSYAAIEKLVLGAPARSGFMRKFRADIPSCVSKLSPDFCTVYVISKGKVSSVRNASRSAPHSSPLLDEIKKQNADSVDKPFLHSGSVKGADRMVKPRTSVDRASRSPYPGARPSLMKAFGDFSESDTDISFVSSERPSTDRNSSVFFDSFVDSSRNSRISSSTDHSIGSMRLGIKWSDRTTPHEFSSVSQESGRSSCSSQNLEEVEAEMRRLRLELKQTMDLYSNACREALSAKQQVQAMELNRCKHQEEQRLEEARHAEEAAMSAAEKERVKCQEAVQAAEAAQKVAESESLRRLKIDGETLRETVEMKKMLDTLSRSNIKYRRYSIEEIEQATDGFACSRKIGEGGYGPVYKCYLDHTSVAVKVLRPDAAQGRLQFLQEIEVLSCIRHPNMVLLLGACPEYGILVYEYMGKGSLDDCIFRRANTPAMSWQLRFRIAAEIATGLLFLHQTKPEPIVHRDLKPGNILLDHNYVSKISDVGLARLVPAVAENVTQFRVTSTAGTFCYIDPEYQQTGMLGVKSDVYSLGILLLQLITAKPPMGLTHYVERAIEKGTFFTEMLDPAVTDWPAEETLSLAKLALQCAELRRKDRPDLGKEVLPELCRLRDIAEEKMNHFFFAHSAGPSPNHSQVSSISQEAKSDAYQVENSTSSKTEEEKSDKD, encoded by the exons ATGTGGACTCCAAATAGATATGCTTCTTCTGCAAAGAAAGGTGTGGGAAATGGGCTGGTAGCAGTAGCTATAGACAAGGATAAAGGGAGCCAACATGCTCTGAGATGGGCAGTGGAGAATCTTCTTTCCAGAGGCCAAACTGTTATTCTTATTCATGTTGTTAACAAAGCAGCATCAGTTACTCATGTAGCAA GTACTGCTGTGGTTTGTGACATAAACTTACCTCtatcaaataaacaaatggCCGAAAAGCTGTCCAAGGATTTGTTCCTCACCTTCCATTGTTATTGTACTCGAAAAGAC ATACATTGCCTTGACATCATACTCGAAGACACGGATATAGTTAAAGCATTGACAGAATATGTTTCTTATGCTGCAATTGAGAAATTGGTTCTTGGTGCCCCAGCTCGAAGTGGATTTATGAG AAAATTCAGGGCTGATATACCAAGCTGTGTATCAAAACTTTCACCAGACTTCTGCACTGTATATGTCATTTCCAAAGGAAAGGTCTCTTCAGTACGAAATGCCTCTCGTTCAGCTCCACACTCCTCCCCACTActcgatgaaattaagaaacaaaatgCAGATTCTGTTGATAAGCCATTCCTGCACAGTGGTAGTGTAAAAGGAG CTGACAGGATGGTCAAGCCTCGTACTTCAGTTGACAGAGCTAGCAG GTCACCATACCCCGGTGCAAGACCGAGCCTCATGAAAGCGTTTGGGGATTTCTCAGAATCGGATACTGATATATCATTTGTCAGCTCGGAAAGACCAAGCACTGATCGTAACTCTTCTGTGTTCTTTGATTCATTTGTTGATTCGAGCCGAAATTCACGGATATCAAGCAGCACAGATCATAGCATAGGATCAATGCGTTTAGGAATCAAGTGGAGTGACCGTACTACTCCACATGAATTCTCATCAGTTTCACAAGAAAGTGGAAGATCATCATGTTCATCTCAGAATCTG GAGGAAGTAGAAGCTGAGATGAGGAGACTGAGGCTAGAATTGAAGCAAACAATGGACTTGTACAGCAATGCATGTCGAGAAGCCCTTTCAGCAAAACAACAGGTACAG GCAATGGAGCTGAACCGCTGCAAACATCAAGAAGAACAAAGATTGGAAGAGGCACGACATGCCGAGGAAGCTGCGATGTCTGCTGCAGAGAAAGAGAGGGTTAAGTGCCAGGAAGCCGTACAAGCAGCTGAAGCAGCACAGAAAGTTGCGGAATCTGAATCGCTTAGAAGATTGAAAATAGATGGGGAAACCCTGAGAGAAACGGTGGAAATGAAGAAGATGTTAGACACCCTTTCCCGGAGTAATATCAAATACAGAAGATATAGTATCGAGGAAATTGAACAAGCAACTGATGGCTTTGCCTGCTCTCGAAAGATTGGAGAAGGAGGTTATGGCCCCGTCTATAAGTGTTATCTTGATCATACATCGGTTGCAGTTAAGGTTTTACGCCCAGATGCTGCTCAAGGGAGATTACAATTTCTGCAAGAG ATTGAAGTACTTAGCTGCATCCGCCATCCCAACATGGTACTTCTTCTAGGTGCCTGCCCAGAGTATGGCATTCTAGTGTACGAGTACATGGGCAAGGGAAGCTTAGATGACTGTATCTTTAGGAGAGCGAACACCCCCGCTATGTCTTGGCAACTCAGATTCCGCATAGCTGCAGAGATTGCCACAGGCCTACTTTTTCTCCATCAGACAAAGCCAGAGCCGATTGTGCACCGTGACCTTAAGCCTGGCAACATTTTGCTAGACCACAACTACGTTAGCAAGATTAGCGATGTTGGATTAGCCAGGCTTGTCCCTGCTGTTGCTGAGAATGTGACACAGTTCCGCGTAACTTCAACAGCAGGAACGTTTTGCTATATAGACCCGGAGTATCAGCAAACAGGGATGCTCGGCGTAAAATCTGATGTATATTCCTTAGGGATCTTGCTTCTTCAACTTATAACGGCCAAGCCACCAATGGGATTGACCCACTATGTTGAGCGAGCAATCGAGAAGGGCACGTTTTTCACAGAGATGCTGGACCCTGCTGTGACTGACTGGCCTGCTGAAGAAACCTTGTCCCTTGCAAAGCTGGCACTTCAATGCGCAGAACTCAGACGGAAAGACAGGCCAGATCTTGGCAAGGAAGTCTTGCCAGAGCTCTGTAGACTCAGAGATATTgctgaagagaaaatgaaccatttcttttttgctcACAGTGCTGGACCCTCCCCCAACCACAGCCAAGTTTCTTCTATTTCACAG gAGGCGAAGAGTGATGCTTATCAGGTTGAAAATTCTACTAGCTCAAAgacagaagaagaaaaatcagaTAAAGATTAA